The following proteins are co-located in the Mycolicibacterium goodii genome:
- a CDS encoding epoxyqueuosine reductase — protein sequence MADRIPTRLAEHPTVKAVRARNNAGPRVPIDADWLRALCLEAGVDDVGFVSVDNPAVESEREHADAALPGVRSYISLVVRMNRDNVRSTARSVANQEFHRSGEALNEAAHRITRALEDAGYRAVNPSATFPMEMDRYPGRIWVIAHKPIAVAAGMGVMGIHRNVIHPKFGNFILLGTILVAAPISGYGEPLDYSPCLECKLCVAACPIGAIGKNGEFDFRACSVHNYREFMGGFTDWVQTVADSADADDFRSRVSDSENASMWQSLSFKPNYKAAYCLAVCPAGEDVIEPYLEDRKAFMDTVLKPLQDKKETLYVLPNSAAKAHAEKRYPHKTVKVVDGGLPRQR from the coding sequence ATGGCTGACAGAATTCCCACCAGGCTCGCCGAGCATCCGACCGTGAAGGCGGTGCGGGCGCGCAACAACGCCGGACCCCGGGTCCCGATCGACGCCGACTGGCTGCGGGCGCTGTGTCTGGAGGCCGGCGTCGACGACGTCGGGTTCGTCAGCGTCGACAATCCGGCCGTCGAATCTGAGCGCGAGCACGCCGACGCGGCCCTGCCCGGGGTGCGCAGCTACATCTCGCTGGTGGTGCGTATGAACCGCGACAACGTGCGCTCCACCGCGCGCAGCGTCGCCAACCAGGAATTCCACCGCAGCGGTGAGGCCCTCAACGAGGCCGCGCACCGCATCACCCGGGCACTGGAGGACGCCGGATACCGCGCGGTCAACCCGTCGGCGACATTCCCGATGGAGATGGACCGCTATCCCGGGCGCATCTGGGTGATCGCACACAAACCCATCGCGGTGGCAGCGGGCATGGGCGTCATGGGTATACACCGCAACGTGATTCACCCGAAATTCGGCAACTTCATCCTGCTCGGCACCATCCTGGTGGCCGCGCCGATCAGCGGTTACGGTGAGCCACTTGACTATTCGCCGTGTCTGGAATGCAAGTTGTGTGTGGCGGCATGCCCGATCGGGGCGATCGGCAAGAACGGCGAGTTCGACTTCCGCGCCTGCTCGGTGCACAACTACCGCGAGTTCATGGGCGGGTTCACCGACTGGGTGCAGACCGTGGCAGACAGTGCCGACGCCGACGATTTCCGTTCGCGGGTAAGCGATTCCGAGAACGCGTCGATGTGGCAGAGCCTGTCTTTCAAGCCGAACTACAAGGCCGCCTACTGCCTGGCGGTGTGTCCGGCCGGCGAGGACGTCATCGAACCCTACCTCGAAGATCGCAAGGCGTTCATGGACACGGTCCTCAAACCGCTGCAGGACAAGAAGGAGACGCTGTACGTGCTGCCCAACTCGGCGGCCAAGGCGCATGCCGAGAAGCGGTACCCGCACAAGACCGTGAAGGTGGTCGACGGCGGGCTGCCGCGGCAGCGGTGA
- the pth gene encoding aminoacyl-tRNA hydrolase, which yields MAEPLLVVGLGNPGPAYAKTRHNLGFMVADVLAGRMGSAFKVHKKSGAEVVTGRLAGTSVVLAKPRCYMNESGRQIGPLAKFYSVPPQQIVVIHDELDIDFGRIRLKLGGGEGGHNGLRSVASALGSKDFHRVRIGVGRPPGRKDPAAFVLENFTAAERAEVPTIVEQAADATELLIAEGLEPAQNTVHAW from the coding sequence ATGGCCGAGCCACTGCTGGTGGTGGGCCTGGGAAACCCCGGGCCCGCCTATGCCAAGACCCGGCACAACCTCGGCTTCATGGTTGCCGACGTGCTCGCCGGACGCATGGGCTCGGCCTTCAAGGTGCACAAGAAGTCCGGCGCCGAGGTGGTGACGGGTCGACTGGCGGGCACCTCCGTGGTGCTCGCCAAGCCCCGCTGCTACATGAACGAGTCGGGCCGTCAGATCGGCCCACTCGCCAAGTTCTATTCGGTGCCGCCGCAGCAGATCGTGGTGATCCACGACGAGCTCGACATCGACTTCGGCCGCATCCGGCTCAAGCTGGGCGGCGGTGAAGGCGGCCACAACGGCCTGCGTTCCGTCGCATCGGCATTGGGCTCCAAGGACTTTCACCGGGTCCGCATCGGCGTGGGACGCCCGCCGGGTCGCAAGGACCCGGCGGCGTTCGTGCTGGAGAACTTCACCGCGGCCGAGCGCGCCGAGGTCCCCACGATCGTCGAGCAGGCCGCCGACGCCACCGAACTCCTCATCGCCGAGGGTTTGGAACCCGCGCAGAACACCGTCCACGCCTGGTAG
- a CDS encoding DUF6611 family protein, whose translation MDACHAQPGLLQRLIIRVLDGARRWGSVEIRPTRFGVVEYRLVVYPPGMDAAERRWTRVARGWPGWGLALWFICPIWLTTSMPTWAAVATSTAITLGAGAVAAALAGEARTQVRTLLATTIVGHDDETAIAARDRLSDLASTLLDADDRLDRGELEPVEYEAIWWRVYRRMDDAASPHPTA comes from the coding sequence ATGGACGCCTGTCATGCACAGCCCGGGCTGCTGCAGCGTCTCATCATTCGAGTGCTCGACGGTGCCCGGCGATGGGGGTCGGTCGAGATCCGGCCCACCCGGTTCGGGGTCGTGGAATACCGGCTCGTCGTCTATCCGCCGGGGATGGACGCGGCGGAGCGCCGCTGGACCCGCGTCGCGCGCGGTTGGCCGGGCTGGGGTCTGGCGCTGTGGTTCATCTGCCCGATCTGGCTCACGACATCGATGCCGACGTGGGCCGCGGTCGCGACGTCGACGGCGATCACGTTGGGTGCGGGCGCGGTGGCCGCCGCGCTGGCCGGCGAGGCGCGCACCCAGGTGCGTACCTTGCTGGCGACGACGATCGTCGGCCACGACGACGAGACGGCGATCGCGGCGCGCGATCGGCTCAGCGACCTCGCGTCGACCCTGCTCGACGCCGACGACCGCCTCGACCGCGGCGAGCTCGAACCCGTCGAGTACGAGGCGATCTGGTGGCGGGTCTACCGGCGCATGGACGACGCGGCGTCGCCGCACCCGACGGCCTGA